Proteins found in one Pelmatolapia mariae isolate MD_Pm_ZW linkage group LG7, Pm_UMD_F_2, whole genome shotgun sequence genomic segment:
- the LOC134630970 gene encoding uncharacterized protein LOC134630970 isoform X7 has translation MSLLCVRVKKAKLQGPPDKFNTYVTLKVQNVKSTTITVRGDQPCWEQDFMFEINRLDLGLIVEVWNKGLIWDTMVGTAWIPLKSIRQSEQEGSGEWLFLDAEVLMKADEIYGTKNPTPHRVLLDTRFELPFDIPDDEAQYWTGKLERINRMGIHDEYSLQEDVQSHPLPFAASQCCNYFGWADSQTLDDQDSAVDDRDSDYRSETSNSLPPRYHTTAQPNSSMHQYPMGPRPQHRPDGCTDSVHSFDLDYRDPRGSRSSLNQKGRVRIIPVDSGMGVEDWENKYKGQSKPQLSDFIDDEDSVIFRMGRPYSELSHSPIHQNTKHSGGLPATYPEGYDTIDRRRKKKITDPGGFLSPEADKMREETFPADLALLREKRGELFMRQVAEMQEEEERMTSDLRPYQNGLLYKTRMWAKNELDSTLENYVAYKKGQDARRKAQFDFEMESPLHHPIGAEDSVNDIAFMADECRSETKRHYKDRHSFSYEDHIEHSQSLWEKKYGKPKSGGWVSEAMLSPVEEPSDEYVDPMDELQCLVETVSEYLAEKEEEISKYGSLPKSSKSRLSSYGSNRTDSFGEEQSNSKDLREESQSHAASDQGISGVKNAMSSLFTSLTDKVGGGPKQPALSPQVSSAQSSQSGLTKLLSFIPKSNNTAPVAIVSPVESSPEKSFNSLPSHPPHDAKIHSHHQETQTPSRCQTQTSAKDHVPKLVTKPQSAPENSVLGRLNPLKLFSADNVNLGECKQALESTCSQSHTQLEERWLDNRGSESEKLRRLSHEKYSGQNYDRNLYETQIQSILNKGSIPVPEPERSTGPTYSANTSFFSPFKKSLSSLITPAAPVPPQGAPPVVIYPVFRTTENPQLEEPVEDPALTSKPKVPFPSSENVSTQQRPKAEGGVLSGFLKFASSEDISASIKTQNPQHDLTSTTSTTLTKNSPVHQENSEKGWFSSIFNPTPAPSGLDQNVIGNQQSQNSKLSSVSQAQHTSNQKSGLQQQTVNQPKQGGLLSGILTFGSSSDLSGHLSQHANNQPFNRNNPTQFSQHTAPEQTSSTPQMGGLLSGLLNISSTKNLQQKGQSRDSEAQRNIPGNYFGQQTSHRTQQTHTPEKGLLSGLLKFESSENISRSQTVHHQSSQQGLSQLSTQGPSQGHPIKNIPQNHQGVRYETNKPGFARQQTVPLQQAPSQQGGFLSGLFKFASADNINTQSQPSAHQHGMTLSKSNNEQIKTTNIQVSSQDQPKNSTTQKTTHASSLFSGLFKSPSENTAQQLQPKNTYETQQQNKIPHNQTDPTQIETAGQSGVLSGFLNKFTKSNESIHTTCQTSTEQPPQERANNYTVTMKSPLQKQPHNNMTQQQSKEKAEIEKRTSQISGQQTTSAKFIESYSDILTNANVNLGRDGLQKDNPDSLNPGKSRHALISAPVSVDTESLDLRTSATFARSLQSCTTYSSVSTGNLPQLYNSGSFRSTNPMAYSTGNIHSLLQSRATSPVMTMHPYIGGSSPSLYSATSQNLYQLSAYAVSPSYDENQWIRESALWQQFQDESLGYHFPVENQGYRLSSESTPLPVPENQNTVQWQGVVYHQEQYKPHQCEGYRNDDLYPKRKLWNSYEDLGNIEHLPNEEGVLNLTTKQSNAKFGKWHSFNDGSTYSLNGVSYHEGYYEETAPSLSYSANWQYGMDNPDSQHVHTNGMIHHSQLNLNRPVHPPSANIDLEDSLYLEDTEWYQQWLALLEQGMWWPAEDGDCGYFVYTDHEYIYALLTDAVGEYVYACAPEGESWGNAQQLESFPSAWLKNEMVLVCGFKIPLYNEDELLWLPGQDHRDSQLLNAPLDLSAAYRKGNEIMNLNLEQFSQMFENSFLSQGQPGVDFSSYTLNKVKMDPGQPSYVYQDYCNDIIDLSCHNRDHIGPYWNNQEVKTFLAQKVSVSLNSTPTANSNQHLLYNCYQPSQRRRSSTAVTIKHVDDVSEEEWRKRVSPGEQQPNRQVKKISSLITSFVSKTSQVELNSSNKSTCEQATDKQSKSILSSGFQSLKSKIIREESTAIVTQTESFKQQIETPVTKQGRILPTVPTAPQVTHPATHSTNSHATQKPKLSRQTTMVQQVTPPTNLNVTVPLGSKEYLSKPAPTGQPTSDKPMDIPVEKPSEQPQAGFMNFLKSAVGMEETKPVLNKFTDTSSNQQSKTGSTSSLPGSATTNKEATGVSNLFGSISNLFSTEPSQPQKQQIKPSITEDSLTSASRSKGIQRQQTLDQSGSSRPMQSLIPDKNILEVSTPSIPTGSAASQSQSVPPAAQTKQEAESKPSGGLFGFSVGEIFGGSAAANQSGPTGQQEESLGKTIFSMFTGPNTQQTTDKSGTLSQTHPSSTPSQPSQQETLGKSLLSKLSASTPHAPPNETRPNTEAPQGGTIPPKDPPSTGFLSMFGSHSTQQSQNQTGSFLGGILPGSSSSAESPMKGLLSMFSDPNPPQTQSSTRPFQERVVQSQTQQQGGPQAQSKPQEQPLPQGQTATSVLGGIFGGLSASTENPRKTLFSVFSGPSSPQPPRTGGDTNMPTPGTAVPKEPTKSMRSVFNDVLPTPQQTPSSSAATSAKEPPAIHSQQSSSQMASISSDHVLKDTPSSEFSGNKSDSNSCQVHATPSSDITVVTTNTCGDSIEASDVMSKHSNLECVGVHKEMSTESAPQDPSFSKEPSASVISGSDPHPPSSTGSISDEPGKGFLSLFSAPSTEPSSTKTGLSTTGSTPGSSGLKDQPAKGLFSVFASSTPQPSSQTGSSLLGAMFGGSSPQTPSSQVGGSLLGGLFGGSVPQTAPQASLNKTGGSVPQTTGSQPGSSLLGGLFGGSAPQAAGSQSAGSILGGIFGGSTVSSLVQTSGSTGGSFGGADQTSTTQNKNSIFGGILGSSPSPPAGVQTGTSLLGSILTGASGPNDTSLLSVFGGSASDATTTPTSNNDKISTTTLNSTTSTVTDQQKAIDTKTVSTGGDTGEINTLIKSNDQVEIPNTLENKVQPLAASLSKGEDSLIEEVSCQDTDKQTALSEKNQSKEFEMCASTEQIVNSEIASSSQLSQDTKTSNAEEETSFPQSVSSLVQEQQKPPVPDKSDTVTGFMSTLFKPTPTPTEGQQQQKPFGLGGTAPQPSSSQTGASILGGIFGGPSAQTASPQTGASLLGGLFKGSAPQSATQATAPTTGGSILGGMFGGGSSAKSAVPQSGGSLLGGMFGASGVTPQAGGSLFGGMFGGATGQTAGSQTGASTLLGGIGGSLFGAMGQPPKPSESVPAVPKPTASAMGQPPKPSESVPAVPKPITSANIMMGSTLQDKDQVKPGSLINDSAGETETACLKTSTVSSAAKDSSVIHQVVNNEKEKPEGEGEVIHEKPMVIKEDPESKESDKSVPPDVTEADVNVTSPPNQLPNNAEPSQAKSLFGFISAQSNAVKSLGSLMSSAPSLASSLSQTEGGSSLISGLKNLSGGVFQEEKSNTEKQEPSTISLLGENAGFPQQTQPSKSQAVPVITSQPQTNNSSASNETVQKVETTEAQKTEPSSGK, from the exons TGAAGAAAGCCAAACTCCAGGGACCACCAG ATAAGTTCAACACCTATGTGACGCTGAAGGTGCAAAATGTTAAAAGCACAACTATCACTGTGCGTGGGGACCAGCCCTGCTGGGAGCAAGATTTCATGTT TGAGATCAACCGGCTGGACCTCGGCCTCATTGTTGAGGTGTGGAACAAAGGTCTCATCTGGGACACCATGGTGGGAACTGCATGGATTCCATTAAAAAGTATCCGACAATCAGAGCAG GAGGGCTCAGGTGAGTGGCTTTTCCTGGATGCAGAGGTCCTGATGAAAGCTGATGAGATATATGGCACGAAGAACCCAACGCCTCATCGAGTCCTGCTGGATACTCGTTTCGAACTGCCTTTTG ATATCCCGGATGATGAGGCACAGTATTGGACTGGCAAACTGGAGCGCATCAACAGAATGGGAATCCATGATGAg TACTCTCTTCAGGAAGATGTTCAGAGTCACCCATTGCCATTTGCAGCTTCCCAGTGCT GCAACTATTTCGGATGGGCTGATTCACAGA CCTTGGATGACCAGGACAGTGCTGTAGATGACCGGGATAGCGATTACCGCAGTGAGACCAGTAACAGTTTGCCTCCACGTTACCACACAACTGCTCAGCCCAACTCATCTATGCACCAGTACCCGATGGGGCCTCGGCCACAGCATCGCCCGGATGGCTGCACAGACTCTGTCCACAGTTTCGACCTGGACTACAGGGACCCAAGAGGAAGCAG aagctcTTTAAACCAGAAAGGAAGAGTCAGAATTATACCTGTAGATTCTGGCATGGGGGTTGAAGATTGGGAAAACAAATACAAGGGGCAAAGCAAGCCACAGCTAAGTGACTTTATAGATGATGAAGACAGCGTTATCTTTCGCATGGGAAGACCCTACTctgagttatcacattcacctATCCATCAGAATACAAAGCATAGTGGTGGTCTGCCTGCCACCTATCCTGAGGGTTATGATACTATTGATCGTCGGCGAAAGAAAAAGATTACAGACCCAGGAGGGTTTCTCAGTCCAGAAGCAGACAAAATGAGAGAAGAGACCTTTCCCGCTGACCTTGCACTCCTCCGTGAGAAAAGAGGGGAGCTTTTCATGCGACAGGTAGCAGAGAtgcaggaagaggaggagcgtATGACATCAGATCTGAGACCATATCAGAATGGGCTTCTCTACAAAACAAGGATGTGGGCTAAAAATGAGCTGGACAGCACTTTGGAGAATTATGTGGCATACAAAAAAGGGCAAGATGCTAGAAGGAAGGCACAGTTTGATTTTGAAATGGAGAGCCCTCTGCACCACCCTATAGGAGCAGAGGATAGTGTTAATGACATTGCCTTTATGGCTGATGAGTGTCGCTCAGAGACCAAAAGACATTATAAAGATAGGCATTCTTTCTCCTATGAGGACCACATAGAACATTCACAGAGCCTTTGGGAGAAGAAGTATGGGAAACCTAAATCAGGAGGATGGGTTTCAGAGGCAATGCTCTCTCCTGTAGAAGAGCCAAGTGATGAATATGTTGATCCTATGGATGAGCTTCAATGTCTTGTTGAAACAGTGTCTGAATACCTGgctgaaaaagaagaggaaattaGCAAATATGGATCCCTGCCTAAATCAAGCAAGTCTAGGCTATCCTCCTATGGTAGCAATAGAACTGATTCATTTGGGGAGGAGCAAAGTAATTCAAAGGATTTAAGAGAAGAATCCCAATCACATGCTGCTTCTGATCAGGGCATTTCAGGCGTAAAAAATGCCATGAGCTCATTGTTTACTTCTCTCACTGACAAAGTTGGTGGAGGCCCTAAACAGCCTGCCCTATCTCCACAAGTATCATCTGCACAATCCTCACAATCTGGACTAACAAAATTGTTGTCCTTCATTCCTAAGTCAAATAACACAGCTCCCGTAGCTATTGTCTCTCCAGTAGAAAGTTCTCCTGAAAAATCATTCAATTCTTTGCCTTCTCACCCACCACATGATGCCAAAATACACAGTCATCATCAAGAAACACAAACTCCCAGCAGGTGTCAGACTCAAACAAGTGCAAAAGACCATGTACCCAAGCTTGTAACCAAACCTCAAAGTGCTCCAGAAAACTCAGTCTTGGGTAGATTAAATCCTTTGAAGCTTTTTTCAGCTGATAATGTGAATTTGGGTGAATGCAAACAGGCACTGGAATCCACATGTTCTCAGAGTCATACACAATTGGAAGAGAGATGGCTTGATAACAGAGGTAGTGAATCAGAAAAATTAAGAAGACTTTCACATGAAAAATATTCAGGACAAAATTATGATAGAAACTTATATGAGACACAAATTCAGTCAATTTTGAATAAAGGGAGTATTCCTGTTCCAGAGCCAGAAAGGTCAACTGGGCCAACATATTCTGCAAACACCAGTTTCTTTAGCCCTTTTAAGAAGTCATTAAGTTCACTGATCACACCTGCTGCCCCTGTTCCACCCCAGGGAGCTCCACCTGTGGTAATTTATCCAGTGTTTAGAACCACAGAGAACCCCCAACTAGAAGAACCAGTTGAAGACCCGGCATTGACTAGTAAGCCTAAAGTACCTTTCCCTTCATCTGAAAACGTTTCCACTCAGCAACGTCCCAAAGCAGAAGGTGGTGTGCTTTCTggttttttaaagtttgcatCCAGTGAAGACATCAGTGCCtccataaaaacacagaatccTCAGCATGATCTGACTTCAACAACTTCGACCACCTTGACCAAGAATTCTCCTGTGCACCAGGAAAATAGTGAGAAAGGGTGGTTTTCCAGCATATTCAACCCTACCCCAGCACCCTCTGGTCTAGACCAGAATGTAATCGGTAATCAGCAATCTCAGAACAGTAAACTGTCATCTGTCTCACAAGCCCAACATACATCAAATCAGAAATCTGGATTGCAGCAGCAGACTGTCAATCAACCAAAACAAGGTGGACTGCTATCTGGAATTCTTACATTTGGCTCTAGTAGTGACTTATCTGGCCATTTATCACAGCATGCTAACAATCAGCCATTCAACAGAAATAATCCCACACAATTTTCCCAACACACGGCCCCAGAACAAACCTCTTCAACTCCACAGATGGGGGGCCTTCTCTCAGGTTTATTGAACATTTCATCGACAAAAAACCTGCAACAAAAGGGACAATCTCGTGATAGTGAAGCACAAAGGAACATTCCCGGCAATTACTTTGGTCAGCAGACTTCACACAGaactcagcaaacacacactccaGAAAAGGGGCTGCTATCTGGCTTGCTCAAATTTGAATCCTCTGAGAATATTTCAAGGAGTCAAACAGTTCACCACCAAAGCAGTCAACAAGGTCTAAGCCAACTGAGTACTCAAGGTCCAAGCCAAGGTCATCCTAttaaaaacattcctcagaATCACCAAGGTGTCCGATACGAGACAAATAAACCAGGATTTGCTCGACAGCAAACTGTTCCACTTCAGCAAGCACCATCCCAACAAGGTGGTTTTCTATCTGGACTTTTCAAATTTGCTTCAGCAgacaacataaacacacaaagtcAACCATCAGCTCATCAGCATGGAATGACACTAAGCAAATCCAATaatgagcaaataaagacaACGAATATCCAAGTTTCTAGTCAAGATCAGCCAAAAAATAGCACAAcgcaaaaaacaacacatgcaAGTAGTCTGTTTTCTGGACTTTTTAAATCCCCTTCAGAAAACACAGCTCAACAGTTGCAGCCCAAAAACACCTATGAAAcacaacagcaaaacaaaataccACATAACCAGACTGATCCAACACAGATAGAGACAGCGGGTCAATCGGGAGTGCTCTCAGGGTTTTTAAACAAGTTTACAAAATCAAATGAAAGTATTCACACAACCTGTCAAACATCAACAGAACAACCACCTCAAGAAAGGGCCAATAATTATACAGTTACAATGAAAAGCCCACTGCAAAAGCAGCCACACAATAATATGACACAACAACAATCAAAAGAAAAGGCAGAAATAGAGAAAAGAACAAGTCAGATAAGTGGACAACAGACTACTTCAGCCAAGTTCATAGAGTCTTATTCTGACATATTAACAAATGCTAACGTAAACCTTGGAAGGGATGGTTTACAAAAAGACAATCCAGATTCTCTCAATCCAGGAAAGAGTAGACATGCTTTAATCAGTGCACCTGTGTCAGTCGATACTGAGAGTTTGGATTTGCGTACATCAGCTACTTTTGCAAGATCTCTTCAGAGCTGCACGACATACTCCTCAGTGAGCACTGGTAATTTGCCTCAGTTATATAATTCTGGTTCATTTAGGTCAACTAACCCAATGGCCTATAGTACAGGAAATATCCATTCCCTTTTACAAAGTCGTGCAACTTCACCAGTCATGACCATGCATCCATATATTGGTGGAAGCTCTCCATCTTTATACAGTGCTACAAGTCAAAACCTTTATCAGTTATCTGCATATGCAGTAAGTCCCTCTTATGATGAAAACCAGTGGATCCGTGAAAGTGCTCTGTGGCAGCAGTTTCAGGATGAGTCACTAGGTTATCATTTCCCGGTAGAGAATCAAGGATATAGGCTGAGTTCTGAAAGTACACCATTACCAGTACCTGAGAATCAGAACACTGTGCAATGGCAAGGTGTTGTTTATCACCAAGAACAATATAAACCACATCAGTGTGAAGGATATAGAAATGATGATCTATATCCAAAGAGAAAATTATGGAATAGTTATGAAGACTTGGGAAATATAGAACATTTACCCAATGAGGAAGGTGTTTTGAACTTAACTACTAAACAGAGTAATGCCAAGTTTGGGAAATGGCATTCATTTAATGATGGTAGCACTTATAGCTTGAATGGTGTTTCATATCATGAAGGGTATTATGAAGAAACTGCTCCAAGCTTATCTTATTCAGCTAACTGGCAATATGGAATGGATAATCCAGACTCACAGCATGTCCACACCAATGGCATGATCCATCACAGTCAGCTTAATTTGAATAGACCAGTACATCCTCCAAGTGCAAATATAGACCTTGAAGACTCCCTGTACCTTGAAGACACTGAATGGTATCAGCAGTGGCTGGCTCTTTTGGAGCAAGGAATGTGGTGGCCAGCAGAAGACGGTGACTGTGGCTACTTTGTTTACACAGATCATGAGTATATTTATGCTTTACTTACAGATGCAGTGGGAGaatatgtgtatgcatgtgcccCTGAAGGTGAATCTTGGGGAAATGCACAGCAATTAGAAAGTTTTCCAAGTGCTTGGCTGAAGAATGAGATGGTTTTAGTCTGTGGCTTTAAAATTCCACTTTACAATGAAGATGAGCTTCTTTGGCTTCCAGGTCAAGATCACAGGGATTCTCAACTTCTAAATGCCCCCCTAGATTTGTCTGCTGCCTACAGAAAAGGAAATGAGATTATGAATTTAAATCTTGAACAATTCTCTCAAATGTTTGAAAATTCATTTCTGTCTCAAGGGCAGCCTGGTGTGGATTTCTCATCCTATACATTAAACAAAGTTAAGATGGATCCAGGACAGCCTAGTTATGTATATCAAGATTATTGTAATGACATCATTGACCTTTCATGTCATAATAGAGATCATATTGGCCCATATTGGAATAACCAGGAAGTAAAGACATTTCTTGCTCAAAAAGTTTCTGTCTCCCTGAATTCTACTCCTACAGCAAATTCTAATCAACACTTACTTTACAACTGTTACCAACCTAGCCAACGGCGGCGTTCATCGACTGCTGTTACAATAAAACATGTGGATGATGTATCAGAGGAAGAATGGAGGAAAAGAGTGTCTCCAGGAGAACAGCAACCTAATCGTCAGGTTAAGAAGATTTCTTCCCTAATAACCTCTTTTGTCAGCAAAACATCACAGGTTGAATTGAACAGTTCTAATAAGTCCACATGTGAGCAAGCCACTGACAAACAATCTAAAAGCATCCTTTCATCAGGATTTCAGAGTCTGAAGTCTAAGATCATCAGAGAAGAATCTACTGCCATTGTAACTCAGACAGAAAGCTTTAAACAACAAATTGAAACGCCAGTTACCAAACAGGGTAGAATTTTGCCCACAGTACCAACAGCACCTCAAGTGACTCACCCTGCAACACACTCAACAAATTCACATGCAACTCAGAAACCTAAACTTTCGCGGCAGACTACCATGGTACAACAAGTGACTCCACCAACAAACCTCAATGTGACAGTGCCTTTAGGATCAAAAGAATATCTTAGTAAACCTGCACCAACTGGACAACCTACATCTGATAAACCGATGGACATACCAGTGGAAAAACCATCTGAACAGCCACAGGCAGGGTTCATGAACTTCCTAAAATCTGCAGTAGGAATGGAGGAAACCAAACCAGTTCTCAATAAATTTACTGACACATCTTCAAATCAACAGAGCAAAACTGGCAGCACAAGCTCCTTACCAGGAAGTGCCACTACAAATAAAGAGGCTACAGGAGTTTCAAATCTTTTTGGGTCAATCAGTAATCTGTTTAGCACTGAGCCCTCTCAAccacaaaaacagcaaatcaAGCCTAGTATTACAGAGGATTCACTAACATCAGCATCTCGATCTAAAGGTATTCAGAGACAGCAAACGTTAGACCAAAGTGGCTCATCTAGGCCCATGCAGAGCCTAATCCCAGATAAAAATATATTGGAAGTGTCTACTCCGAGTATCCCCACAGGCTCTGCAGCAAGCCAGTCACAATCTGTGCCGCCTGCtgcacaaacaaagcaggaagcTGAAAGTAAACCATCTGGTGGACTGTTTGGATTTTCAGTTGGAGAAATATTCGGGGGATCAGCAGCAGCTAACCAGTCTGGTCCTACTGGTCAACAGGAAGAATCACTTGGTAAAACTATATTTTCAATGTTTACAGGGCCAAATACTCAGCAGACTACAGATAAATCTGGGACATTGTCTCAAACACACCCATCAAGCACACCTTCACAGCCTTCTCAACAGGAAACACTTGGTAAAAGTTTATTATCAAAGTTGTCAGCATCAACTCCTCATGCACCTCCTAACGAAACCAGGCCCAACACTGAGGCGCCACAGGGGGGAACTATCCCTCCAAAGGATCCTCCATCTACAGGGTTCCTTTCAATGTTCGGCAGTCACAGCACCCAACAATCTCAAAATCAAACTGGATCTTTTCTAGGGGGAATTCTTCCTGGGTCATCAAGTTCAGCTGAAAGCCCAATGAAGGGGCTGTTGTCAATGTTTAGTGATCCCAACCCGCCACAAACACAGTCATCAACAAGACCATTTCAAGAACGAGTAGTCCAGTCACAAACTCAACAACAAGGGGGACCACAGGCACAATCTAAACCACAAGAACAGCCTCTACCACAAGGACAAACAGCTACCTCTGTTCTTGGGGGTATATTCGGTGGATTGTCTGCCTCTACTGAAAATCCAAGAAAAACATTGTTTTCCGTGTTTAGTGGTCCTAGTTCCCCTCAACCACCAAGAACTGGAGGAGATACAAACATGCCCACACCAGGGACTGCAGTCCCAAAAGAACCAACCAAGAGTATGCGTTCTGTTTTTAACGATGTTTTGCCAACACCACAACAGACTCCCAGTTCATCTGCTGCCACCTCTGCCAAAGAGCCACCAGCTATTCATTCACAACAAAGTTCTTCCCAGATGGCATCTATTTCAAGTGACCATGTCCTCAAAGATACCCCTTCTAGTGAATTCTCAGGGAACAAATCTGATAGTAACTCCTGTCAAGTGCATGCCACCCCATCTAGTGATATTACTGTAGTTACCACAAATACTTGTGGTGACTCAATTGAAGCCAGTGATGTTATGTCTAAGCACTCAAATTTAGAATGTGTTGGTGTACATAAGGAAATGAGCACAGAGAGTGCACCCCAGGATCCTTCTTTTTCTAAAGAACCTTCAGCCTCTGTGATTAGTGGATCAGACCCACATCCTCCATCTTCAACTGGATCTATCTCAGATGAGCCAGGAaaaggttttctttctttattttctgcacCCAGCACTGAGCCAAGTTCTACCAAAACAGGTCTGTCAACTACAGGGTCTACACCTGGATCATCGGGCCTGAAAGACCAACCAGCCAAGGGGTTATTTTCAGTGTTTGCAAGTTCTACCCCTCAGCCCTCTTCACAGACTGGAAGTTCTCTGTTAGGGGCAATGTTTGGAGGTTCTTCACCTCAAACACCATCATCTCAAGTAGGAGGATCATTGCTAGGTGGGTTATTTGGAGGGTCTGTACCGCAGACTGCTCCACAAGCTAGTCTCAACAAGACTGGTGGTTCTGTTCCCCAAACTACAGGATCACAGCCAGGGTCATCATTACTTGGAGGCTTATTTGGAGGATCTGCTCCCCAGGCTGCTGGATCCCAGTCTGCTGGGTCTATTTTGGGTGGTATATTCGGTGGTTCAACAGTTTCATCTCTTGTGCAGACTAGTGGGTCCACAGGTGGAAGTTTTGGTGGGGCTGATCAGACTTCCACAACTCAAAATAAAAACTCTATATTCGGAGGGATTTTGGGCAGTTCACCATCTCCACCAGCTGGTGTACAGACAGGTACATCTCTTCTAGGTAGTATTTTAACTGGCGCTTCTGGTCCAAATGACACAAGTTTGCTTTCAGTGTTTGGAGGATCTGCTTCAGATGCAACAACTACTCCAACATCTAATAATGACAAAATATCAACTACCACTCTTAACAGTACTACATCAACTGTAACTGATCAACAAAAAGCCATTGACACTAAAACTGTTTCAACTGGTGGTGATACAGGTGAAATTAATACTTTGATCAAAAGCAACGATCAAGTGGAAATCCCAAATACACTTGAGAATAAAGTTCAGCCTCTTGCTGCAAGCTTGTCTAAAGGTGAGGATAGTCTCATAGAAGAAGTAAGTTGCCAAGATACTGATAAGCAAACTGCTTTATCTGAAAAAAATCAGTCTAAAGAGTTTGAAATGTGTGCATCAACAGAACAAATTGTAAATTCAGAGATTGCAAGTAGTAGTCAGTTGAGTCAAGATACAAAAACATCTAATGCAGAAGAGGAAACGTCATTCCCTCAGTCAGTAAGTTCTTTGGTCCAAGAACAACAGAAACCTCCAGTGCCAGACAAGTCAGATACAGTTACTGGCTTCATGTCCACCCTTTTCAAACCAACACCTACTCCCACTGAAGGTCAGCAACAGCAAAAGCCTTTTGGATTGGGAGGAACAGCACCCCAACCTTCCTCCAGTCAGACTGGTGCGTCAATACTAGGGGGTATTTTTGGAGGGCCCAGTGCCCAGACAGCGTCTCCCCAGACAGGTGCATCATTACTTGGAGGCTTATTTAAAGGGTCCGCTCCTCAGTCTGCTACTCAAGCCACTGCCCCCACCACCGGAGGTTCAATATTAGGTGGGATGTTTGGGGGAGGATCCAGTGCCAAATCTGCAGTTCCCCAGAGTGGTGGCTCATTACTGGGTGGAATGTTTGGAGCTTCTGGAGTTACACCTCAGGCTGGTGGTTCTTTGTTTGGAGGAATGTTTGGAGGAGCTACTGGTCAGACTGCAGGATCACAAACTGGAGCATCAACTTTACTTGGTGGCATAGGAGGATCTTTGTTTGGGGCTATGGGACAACCACCTAAGCCATCTGAATCTGTGCCAGCTGTACCAAAACCAACAGCCAGTGCAATGGGACAACCACCTAAGCCATCTGAATCTGTGCCAGCGGTACCCAAACCAATCACCAGTGCAAATATAATGATGGGCTCAACATTGCAAGATAAAGATCAAGTGAAGCCTGGCAGCTTAATAAATGACAGTGCTGGGGAAACTGAAACAGCTTGTTTAAAAACTTCTACTGTTTCAAGTGCAGCAAAAGACAGTTCTGTCATTCATCAGGTAGTTaacaatgaaaaagaaaagccagAAGGTGAGGGAGAAGTGATACATGAGAAGCCCATGGTTATTAAAGAGGACCCTGAGAGTAAAGAAAGTGACAAGTCAGTCCCACCTGATGTCACAGAGGCAGATGTTAATGTTACTTCACCTCCTAATCAGTTGCCCAACAATGCAGAGCCTTCTCAAGCTAAGTCTTTGTTTGGGTTTATATCAGCACAGAGCAATGCAGTAAAATCTCTTGGATCCCTGATGTCATCAGCACCATCACTTGCTTCATCATTGTCTCAGACAGAAGGAGGTAGTAGCCTAATTTCAGGGCTGAAAAACCTTTCTGGAGGCGTATTTCAAGAGGAAAAATCTAATACTGAAAAACAAGAGCCATCCACCATTTCATTACTGGGGGAAAATGCAGGTTTTCCTCAGCAGACACAGCCATCCAAATCACAAGCTGTCCCAGTTATAACTTCTCAACCCCAAACTAACAACAGTTCAGCAAGCAATGAGACTGTACAAAAGGTCGAAACAACTGAAGCCCAAAAAACTGAACCG TCCAGTGGAAAGTAG